Proteins from a single region of Bacillus sp. (in: firmicutes):
- a CDS encoding GIY-YIG nuclease family protein, translating to MDRKKELKQLYIEIPIEAGIYQIKNSKNEKIFIGSARNIKMLNGVKFQLETGTHNNKVLQEEWNQFGKDAFTIEVLESLKKKDDPYFNEKEALLELESKWLEHLQPYGERGYNSKKSH from the coding sequence ATGGATCGAAAAAAAGAACTAAAGCAACTATATATAGAAATACCAATCGAAGCTGGCATTTATCAAATTAAAAACAGCAAAAATGAAAAGATTTTTATCGGAAGTGCAAGAAATATCAAGATGTTAAACGGGGTAAAATTCCAGTTGGAAACAGGTACTCACAACAATAAAGTGCTCCAAGAAGAATGGAACCAATTCGGAAAGGATGCTTTCACTATTGAAGTATTGGAATCGCTCAAAAAGAAAGACGACCCATATTTTAACGAAAAGGAAGCGTTGTTAGAACTAGAAAGTAAATGGTTGGAACACCTTCAACCATATGGAGAACGAGGATATAACTCGAAAAAATCACATTAA
- a CDS encoding DUF2339 domain-containing protein, protein MLEEERICSLEKRVTELENEVNDLKAAMKHAKVESQSVFIDTKRTTTNARPFVKIEKIDLGKSKSEKLDLEKLLTEVWLPRIFMVVMLLGVLWGFKVAIDYGFLTPIVRIMLGYVVGVALIYFGQKQIKKNRVKLGIVLLGGSYSILLFTTFAANSLFSYLSSPLAFILNIIWLALGLFFAIKNQSQALGIFIAIGGYLIPFLIESENPNIWIFTSYETILYLVLLYFSLRKKFIGLYFFAFAFLHITFFVFSLTTGFSSFQKPIVYGLIAQFLFITVTYLKGRLYTREQMATLFASFVLTTSWVKLYFTETTSEWFALITTVIFFVIAVYFKKDKDRMVTASVVSAFALITWFLYVLEGDLLQVFLLLEGAALLFLGWQLQSKLQKLVGAMIYLVAYLIAIENDYVKIFSIDSIIWLTLLITTGFVLYGLVKYEKDVTALKWFAVGMNVLVWLKYTFLFVPLLLVGLDENVIQMTTSFVWAIFSVVLVVFGVKRNKKSVRLTGVALLFIALIKVVFFDLLMVSIAIRAILFIGIGVIGILISRIFYGKNE, encoded by the coding sequence TTGCTAGAAGAGGAACGAATATGTTCGTTAGAGAAACGAGTGACCGAATTGGAAAATGAGGTTAATGACTTAAAAGCGGCTATGAAACATGCAAAGGTGGAGTCCCAGTCAGTCTTTATTGACACGAAAAGAACAACTACGAATGCCCGTCCATTTGTTAAAATAGAAAAAATTGATTTAGGTAAGTCTAAATCCGAAAAACTCGATTTAGAAAAGCTGTTAACCGAAGTGTGGTTGCCGCGGATTTTTATGGTTGTGATGTTACTCGGTGTGCTTTGGGGCTTTAAAGTAGCGATAGATTACGGATTTCTTACTCCAATTGTCCGTATCATGCTAGGATATGTTGTCGGCGTGGCTCTCATCTATTTTGGACAAAAACAAATAAAGAAAAACCGTGTTAAACTAGGAATTGTATTGTTAGGTGGCTCTTATTCCATCCTTTTATTTACAACATTTGCAGCTAATAGCTTATTTAGCTATCTTTCAAGCCCGCTTGCATTTATATTGAATATCATTTGGTTGGCACTTGGCTTATTTTTTGCCATTAAAAATCAATCGCAAGCGCTAGGGATTTTTATTGCTATTGGTGGCTATTTAATTCCATTCTTAATTGAAAGCGAAAATCCAAACATTTGGATTTTTACATCATACGAGACCATTCTCTATCTAGTTTTACTTTATTTCTCGTTGCGTAAAAAATTTATCGGCCTTTATTTTTTTGCCTTCGCTTTTTTACATATAACATTTTTCGTATTTAGTTTAACAACCGGCTTCTCAAGCTTCCAAAAGCCAATAGTTTATGGCCTTATTGCGCAGTTTTTATTTATTACAGTTACTTATCTGAAAGGAAGATTGTATACAAGGGAACAAATGGCAACCTTATTTGCAAGCTTCGTCTTAACAACTAGCTGGGTGAAATTGTATTTTACCGAAACAACAAGTGAATGGTTTGCGCTTATTACAACTGTGATTTTCTTTGTAATCGCGGTTTATTTCAAAAAAGACAAAGATCGCATGGTGACAGCTTCCGTTGTCTCCGCTTTTGCGCTCATTACATGGTTTCTTTATGTATTGGAAGGAGATTTGCTGCAAGTATTCTTATTATTAGAAGGGGCGGCACTTCTATTTCTTGGCTGGCAGCTGCAATCAAAGCTACAAAAACTCGTGGGAGCGATGATTTATTTAGTAGCCTACTTAATTGCAATCGAAAATGATTATGTGAAAATATTCTCGATAGATTCGATTATTTGGCTGACACTATTAATAACAACTGGCTTTGTCCTTTACGGATTAGTAAAATACGAGAAAGACGTTACTGCATTAAAATGGTTTGCTGTTGGGATGAATGTACTTGTATGGCTTAAGTACACTTTCCTCTTCGTTCCTTTATTATTAGTAGGGTTAGATGAAAATGTAATCCAAATGACAACTTCCTTTGTGTGGGCCATTTTTTCTGTTGTATTAGTCGTTTTTGGTGTCAAAAGGAATAAAAAATCGGTGCGATTAACTGGAGTGGCTTTACTTTTCATAGCCCTTATTAAGGTAGTTTTTTTCGATTTACTCATGGTGTCGATTGCGATTCGCGCTATTTTATTCATTGGAATCGGTGTCATTGGTATATTAATTTCAAGAATTTTTTATGGTAAAAATGAGTAA
- a CDS encoding DUF2087 domain-containing protein, whose protein sequence is MEISDLFWNASLEELKQGYIQENESYICLLCGEKFEKGIIYPHKSIFYEAERYMRVHIEDAHQSVFEYLIGLDKKLTGLTDHQNHLLRLFYQGKSDKEVQSEMGIGSVSTIRHHRFALKEKERQAKSFLAIMELLKEKDKYAPAFIPPHKTAKMVDDRYAVTEEEQQEIIKKYLPEGVSGRLKKFPPKEKQRLIILREITKRFESDAIYTEKEINQLLNEIYDDYVMIRRYLIEYGLIDRKSDGSQYWLKK, encoded by the coding sequence ATGGAGATTTCAGATTTATTTTGGAATGCATCTTTGGAAGAACTTAAACAAGGATATATTCAGGAAAATGAATCTTATATATGCCTATTATGTGGTGAGAAATTTGAAAAAGGGATTATTTATCCTCATAAAAGTATTTTTTACGAAGCTGAAAGGTATATGCGTGTTCATATTGAAGATGCACACCAATCGGTATTTGAATACTTAATTGGACTTGATAAGAAACTAACGGGCCTTACCGACCATCAGAATCATCTCCTTCGCCTTTTTTATCAAGGAAAAAGTGATAAAGAGGTTCAAAGTGAAATGGGGATTGGAAGTGTCTCTACGATTAGGCATCACCGTTTTGCATTAAAAGAAAAGGAACGTCAAGCAAAGAGCTTTTTAGCAATCATGGAACTGCTAAAAGAAAAAGATAAATATGCTCCAGCCTTTATCCCTCCACATAAAACAGCAAAAATGGTTGATGATCGGTACGCTGTTACGGAAGAGGAACAACAAGAAATCATTAAAAAGTATTTACCTGAAGGGGTAAGTGGTCGATTAAAGAAATTTCCCCCTAAAGAAAAGCAACGACTGATTATTCTTCGCGAGATTACTAAACGATTCGAAAGTGATGCCATCTATACTGAAAAAGAAATAAATCAGCTTTTAAACGAAATTTATGATGATTATGTCATGATTAGGAGATATTTAATCGAATATGGCTTAATAGATCGAAAGTCAGATGGAAGCCAATATTGGCTGAAAAAATAA